The following coding sequences are from one Humulus lupulus chromosome X, drHumLupu1.1, whole genome shotgun sequence window:
- the LOC133805842 gene encoding uncharacterized protein LOC133805842, whose protein sequence is MANNKREDIKNDYGIELSYGKAWRCREKALSYVRGTLEASYQKLPSYLFMLQQKNPGTLTDFVTEEDRFKYCFFSLGVIALDANNHLYPVAFGIVDNENHDSWKYFMSKLKEAIGEVEDLAFVSDRHVSITHALETIFPDAYHGNLSSTLTFEKIKSKYPAIAQYLEGIGFDKWSHAYFPGNRYNIMTRNYAESFNNKTRDARSFPITTFVEFIRFTLQSWFCDRRETSKKITTTLAPTYEKNLIIGIPCDHALSGSLKRGVNFYSLCSDYYKIETWKSSYTESIYPTGKEEEWIVPHDIMTIKVRTPAQKNPVGLPKKKQGRPKKKRHPSNGDKLVVERKCNTCGGLGHNRATCKVRV, encoded by the exons atggcaaacaacaaaAGAGAAGACATTAAGAATGATTATGGCATTGAGTTGTcatatggaaaagcttggagatgCCGAGAGAAGGCTCTTTCTTATGTTAGAGGGACACTGGAAGCATCCTACCAGAAGTTACCATCGTACCTGTTCATGCTTCAACAGAAAAATCCCGGGACGTTGACAGATTTTGTCACTGAGGAGGATCGGTTCAAATATTGCTTTTTCTCACTCGGAGTTA TCGCGCTGGATGCAAATAACCATCTATATCCAGTTGCATTTGGTATTGTGGATAATGAGAATCatgattcttggaagtatttcatgtcaaAGCTAAAGGAAGCGATTGGGGAAGTTGAGGACCTGGCGTTTGTATCTGACAGGCATGTAAGTATTACACATGCCTTGGAAACTATTTTCCCCGATGCCTATCATG GAAATCTGAGTTCCACGCTAACttttgaaaaaatcaaatcaaaataccCAGCTATTGCTCAATACCTAGAAGGCATAGGTTTTGATAAGTGGTCCCATGCTTACTTTCCTGGAAATAG GTATAATATAATGACAAGAAATTatgctgaaagtttcaacaataagACCCGGGATGCTAGGAGCTTTCCGATAACTACATTCGTCGAATTTATTCGCTTCACACTGCAGTCCTGGTTCTGTGATAGGAGAGAAACTAGCAAGAAGATAACTACAACTCTTGCACCGACCTATGAGAAAAATTTG ATTATTGGTATCCCATGTGATCATGCACTATCTGGATCCCTTAAGCGAGGGGTGAACTTTTATTCGCTGTGTTCAGATTACTATAAAATTGAGACATGGAAGTCCTCTTACACGGAATCTATATATCCTACTGGTAAAGAGGAAGAGTGGATTGTTCCACATGACATTATGACAATAAAAGTGAGAACACCTGCACAAAAAAACCCGGTTGGTCttccaaagaagaaacaaggtaggcCTAAGAAGAAACGCCATCCTTCCAATGGAGATAAATTGGTTGTAGAACGCAAGTGCAA
- the LOC133803859 gene encoding protein NRT1/ PTR FAMILY 5.10-like, which translates to MMAEEAETLILVNAVDGTVDYKGRTVSRSNSGGWTSAAFIIGVEVAERFAYYGISSNLVMYLTGPLGQSTAAAAANINAWGGAAALMPLLGAFVADSFLGRYRTIVVASLLYILALGLLTLSATLPSHSCFDSQNNNISACSPPQLQVILFFFALYLVAVAVGGHKPCTQAFGADQFDGEDPEECKAKSSFFNWWYFGASAGVTVAVIIVSYIQDNLSWALGFGIPCIAMVIALGVFMLGSTTYWYSIVQKNEKGPFVRIGGVFVAAFRNWRRSPSSVAIEVETRGFLPHQSSEQFRFLNKALLAPTNWKEDDDCACCIADVEEAKAILRLVPIWATCCIYGMVFAQSSTFFTKQGATMDRTIVSGHKIPAASLQCFIYLTLIILLPIYDRIFVPITRAFTRTVPSGITMLQRIGVGFFFHVLSMVVAALVEIKRLKTAQEYNIVDTPDVMIPMSVWWLLPQYLLFGVADVFTLVGMQEFFYDQVPTELRSIGLALYFSVFGIGGFLSSFLISVIEKTTGGEGRDSWFPNNLNKAHLDWFYWLLFGLSSIGFAFYLHFAHSYVYNRRGTT; encoded by the exons ATGATGGCCGAAGAAGCCGAAACTTTGATTCTAGTCAACGCTGTCGACGGTACCGTTGACTATAAAGGCCGTACGGTTTCGAGATCAAACTCCGGTGGTTGGACATCAGCGGCTTTTATTATAG GTGTGGAAGTGGCGGAAAGATTCGCCTACTATGGGATCAGTTCAAATCTCGTCATGTATCTGACTGGGCCACTCGGGCAGTCAACGGCTGCGGCGGCGGCCAACATCAATGCTTGGGGAGGAGCCGCTGCCTTGATGCCTCTGTTAGGAGCATTCGTGGCCGATTCTTTTTTGGGGCGCTACCGCACCATAGTCGTCGCTTCTCTGCTCTATATTTTG GCACTTGGTCTGTTGACACTATCGGCTACTCTGCCTTCTCATAGTTGTTTTGACTCCCAAAACAACAACATTTCAGCTTGCTCTCCTCCACAGCTACAAGTAATATTGTTCTTCTTTGCCTTATATCTAGTGGCAGTGGCCGTAGGTGGCCACAAGCCATGCACTCAAGCTTTTGGAGCCGATCAGTTCGATGGTGAAGATCCGGAGGAGTGCAAGGCCAAGAGCTCATTCTTCAACTGGTGGTATTTTGGTGCCTCTGCAGGTGTTACAGTAGCAGTTATAATCGTAAGCTACATACAAGACAATCTGAGTTGGGCTCTTGGGTTTGGTATTCCTTGCATCGCAATGGTCATTGCGCTGGGTGTTTTCATGCTTGGTAGTACAACTTATTGGTATAGCATTGTACAGAAGAATGAGAAAGGTCCCTTCGTGAGGATCGGTGGTGTTTTTGTTGCAGCATTTAGAAACTGGAGGAGAAGTCCTTCAAGTGTAGCCATTGAAGTTGAAACTCGAGGATTCTTGCCTCACCAAAGTTCTGAACAATTCAG GTTCCTCAACAAAGCCTTGCTTGCACCAACCAACTGGAAGGAAGATGATGATTGCGCTTGTTGCATAGCTGATGTTGAAGAAGCAAAGGCTATACTTAGACTTGTTCCAATATGGGCGACATGCTGCATATATGGTATGGTGTTTGCACAATCATCAACTTTCTTTACAAAGCAAGGTGCCACCATGGACAGAACGATTGTCTCAGGCCACAAAATACCAGCTGCCTCACTTCAATGCTTCATCTACCTCACGCTTATTATCCTCTTACCAATCTATGATCGCATTTTCGTTCCGATCACTAGAGCTTTCACTAGAACGGTACCATCTGGAATCACAATGCTGCAGAGAATAGGAGTTGGATTTTTCTTCCATGTTTTGTCTATGGTGGTTGCAGCCCTTGTTGAGATCAAAAGGCTCAAAACTGCTCAAGAATACAACATAGTTGATACGCCGGATGTGATGATTCCAATGAGCGTGTGGTGGTTGTTACCTCAGTACCTTCTCTTTGGAGTAGCTGATGTTTTCACTCTGGTTGGTATGCAAGAGTTCTTCTATGATCAAGTCCCAACAGAGTTGAGAAGCATAGGACTTGCACTATACTTTAGTGTGTTTGGTATTGGGGGCTTCTTAAGCAGCTTTCTTATTTCTGTTATTGAGAAAACAACAGGGGGAGAAGGCAGAGATAGCTGGTTTCCTAATAACTTGAACAAGGCTCATCTTGATTGGTTTTATTGGTTACTTTTTGGACTTAGTTCAATTGGGTTTGCTTTCTACTTGCATTTTGCTCACTCTTACGTTTATAATAGAAGAGGTACAacataa